TCGCCCCCGCCCTCGAAGCGCTCGGCAAAGGCATGGCCGATGCGGCCGGTGCTGCCCGGCAGGGTGCGGACTTCACCGCGACGCTTGTTCGTGCCAAAGCCGGCCGCGCCGCCTACATCAATGCCAAGCAGCTCGAGGGGCATGTCGACCCCGGCGCGGAAGCGGTGGCCAGGCTCTTCGAACATCTGGCGGCCTGACAGCGCGGTCTTAGCGGTTCGACTACCGCGTTGTGTGTCTTACGACAACTGGTAGCCGCATCCAGATGGTGCGGTCCTTCCTTGGGGCTGTGAAGCAGCAGCAACTCCTGTCGTCGCCGCAACAAGATCGAGCGGTTCTCAATTCGGCGAGCCCCGTCGGCCGCCGAAACCTGTATGCGGCTGATGATCGAACCTGGCGACTGAGCGCCATAGCAACGACGGCAGAACGGCCCGCAAAGAGCCCCGCGCTCTCCCGGATAGTTTTTCAACTACCGGACCGCTGAGCGTTGCCGCTAGGCGAGAAGGCGGCTGATATCATCATCCATCGTCGAGCGATCAGGATGCCTGGCTCGGTGACGAGCCCGGTGGTTTCCTAGGGTAGCGCCCGCAGGAGCGTGCGTACGGCATGAAATGCGTCCTGGTTCGTTGATATGAGCGGCTTCGGCACTGCGATCAGGCTCGCATCCGGCCGATAGTCGCGAGTTCTGATCGTCTATCATCCGATACGGCACAATTTAGCTTGACAAATTTCCGTTTCGGAAATGAAACTTCTGTCACAAAGCCGACATGGAACATGGTGATGAGCCAGCGCTACCCCGTCGATGATCTTGATCGCGAGATCATCCGGTATCTGACTGAAGACGGACGGTTGTCCGCCGCCGAGATCGCGGGGCGGATCGGCTCGGTGTCCGAGCGCACGGTCCGCAACCGCATCGCCGCGCTGCTGCAGGACAAGATGATCGTGATCGGCGCCATTCCCGATCCCGTGGCGCTGGGACGCGATGTCCAGGTCGAGCTGATCATCGAGGTCGAGCCAGGGCAGGTGGATGAGGTGGCCATCCTGCTCGCCGAGTATGACGAGATCGGTTACCTCGCCGCGACCAGCGGCGCGTCGAACCTCAGCGCCTCGCTTTTCGTCAAGGACCACACAGCGCTTCTGGAATTCATCGACCAGGAACTGGGCAAGCTGCCCGGTGTCAGGCGGGTCGAGAGCTCGGTCGTGCTGCGGCTCTACAAGGTTTTCGGCACAAGGACGACCCCGCTCAGCCGGGTGGCGGACGTTGCCGGCAAGAAGAAGGGATAGTCATGCTGCGCATTGGGGTGGATGTCGGCGGAACCAACACGGATGCGGCGCTGCTGCGCGGCACCGAGGTTCTGGCGACGGTGAAGTCCTCGACCACGGCGGACGTGACTTCGGGGGTGGCGACGGCCATCCGCACGGTGCTGGCGGAAGCCGGCGTGATCGCTGCCTCGGTCAATGCGGTCATGATCGGCACCACGCATTTCCTCAATGCCGTCGTCGAAGGACGCCATCTGGAAAAGGTCGGCGTGCTGAGACTGTGCGGCGCGGCGACGCGCTCGCTTCCGCCGATGATCGACTGGCCGCATACGTTGCGCCCGATCGTCGAAGGCGGTGCCGTGATGGTGGGCGGTGGCGTAAATTATGACGGTTCCGAAATCGCCCCGCTTGATGGGAAGGCGATCCGTGCCGCCTGTCGCGAATGGCGCGCCAAACGCGTGCCGGCCATCGCGATCTGCTCGGTCTTCGCGCTGGTCGATCCGCGCATGGAAAACGAGGCAGCCGAGATCGTGGCGGAGGAGTTGCCCGGCGCCGCTATCAGTCTTTCGCATCGCATCGGCCGCACCGGCCTGTTGTCGCGCGAAAACGCGACGATCCTCAATGCAGGCCTGAACAAACTCGGCCATGAGACGGTCGGCGCCTTTCGCTCGGCCTTCGCGGCCCTTGGCCTCCATTGCCCGCTCTATCTCACCCAGAACGACGGCACGTTGATGGCGGCGGAATTCGCCGAGCGCTATCCCGTCTTCACCATCGCGTCCGGCCCGACCAATTCGATGCGCGGCGCTGCCTTCCTGACCGGGCTTGGCGATGCCGCCGTGATCGATGTCGGCGGCACGACGACTGACATCGGAATGCTGGTGGCGGGATTTCCGCGCACCCGCAGCGAAGGCGCGATGATCGGTGGCGTGCCGACCAATTTCCGCGTGCCGGACGTCTATTCCTTCGGTCTCGGCGGCGGCAGCATCGTGCGTCCCGGCGCGTTGCCGACGGTTGGCCCGGATTCCGTCGGTTTCCGCCTGTCGCAGAAGGCACTCTGCTTCGGTGGCGACACGCTGACCGCCACCGACATCGCCGTGGCGGCAGGCCTGGTCGATCTCGGCGATCGCAGCCGTCTTGGCCACATCACGCCCGACTTCGCCCGCCAGATACTGGCGCAGATGAAGGCCAGCATCGAGACGGTGCTCGATCGCATGAAGCCGAGTGCCGACCCGATCCCCGCCATTCTGGTCGGCGGCGGTTCGGTGCTGGTCGACGGCCTGCTCGAGGGAACCTCGATCTC
The genomic region above belongs to Mesorhizobium terrae and contains:
- a CDS encoding hydantoinase/oxoprolinase N-terminal domain-containing protein gives rise to the protein MLRIGVDVGGTNTDAALLRGTEVLATVKSSTTADVTSGVATAIRTVLAEAGVIAASVNAVMIGTTHFLNAVVEGRHLEKVGVLRLCGAATRSLPPMIDWPHTLRPIVEGGAVMVGGGVNYDGSEIAPLDGKAIRAACREWRAKRVPAIAICSVFALVDPRMENEAAEIVAEELPGAAISLSHRIGRTGLLSRENATILNAGLNKLGHETVGAFRSAFAALGLHCPLYLTQNDGTLMAAEFAERYPVFTIASGPTNSMRGAAFLTGLGDAAVIDVGGTTTDIGMLVAGFPRTRSEGAMIGGVPTNFRVPDVYSFGLGGGSIVRPGALPTVGPDSVGFRLSQKALCFGGDTLTATDIAVAAGLVDLGDRSRLGHITPDFARQILAQMKASIETVLDRMKPSADPIPAILVGGGSVLVDGLLEGTSISLKPDHFGSANAIGAAIAQVSGEVDSVVSLEGTSREIALETIVGEARSRAVEAGADADTVTLAEIEETPLAYLPGNAIRVAAKVIGELRV
- a CDS encoding Lrp/AsnC family transcriptional regulator codes for the protein MSQRYPVDDLDREIIRYLTEDGRLSAAEIAGRIGSVSERTVRNRIAALLQDKMIVIGAIPDPVALGRDVQVELIIEVEPGQVDEVAILLAEYDEIGYLAATSGASNLSASLFVKDHTALLEFIDQELGKLPGVRRVESSVVLRLYKVFGTRTTPLSRVADVAGKKKG